From the Streptomyces sp. Tu 2975 genome, one window contains:
- a CDS encoding FHA domain-containing protein yields the protein MSELTLTVMRLGFLAVLWLFVIVAVQVIRSDLFGTRVTQRGSRRGADARPQQPRQNAAPPQQRQQAGGRQRRGAPTKLVVSEGTLTGTTVALQGQTITLGRAHDSTIVLDDDYASSRHARIYPDRDGQWIVEDLGSTNGTYLDRTRLTTPTPIPLGAPIRIGKTVIELRK from the coding sequence ATGTCAGAGCTGACCCTGACGGTCATGCGGCTAGGTTTCCTGGCCGTTCTGTGGCTGTTCGTCATCGTGGCCGTCCAGGTCATTCGCAGCGATCTGTTCGGTACGCGGGTGACGCAGCGCGGTTCGCGCCGCGGCGCCGACGCGCGTCCGCAGCAGCCGCGCCAGAACGCCGCGCCGCCGCAGCAGCGCCAACAGGCCGGCGGCCGCCAGCGGCGGGGGGCACCCACCAAGCTGGTCGTGTCCGAAGGCACACTCACAGGCACCACCGTCGCCCTCCAGGGCCAGACCATCACCCTGGGCCGGGCGCACGACTCCACGATCGTGCTGGACGACGACTACGCGTCCAGCAGGCATGCCAGGATCTACCCGGACCGTGACGGCCAGTGGATCGTCGAGGATCTCGGGTCCACCAACGGCACATATCTCGACCGGACCCGACTCACCACCCCGACACCGATTCCGCTGGGCGCGCCGATCCGCATCGGCAAGACCGTCATCGAGCTGCGGAAGTAG
- a CDS encoding Stp1/IreP family PP2C-type Ser/Thr phosphatase: protein MSLSLRFAAGSHKGMIREGNEDSGYAGPRLLAIADGMGGQAAGEVASSEVISTLVTLDDDVPGSDILTSLGTAVQRANDQLRMMVEEDPQLEGMGTTLTALLWTGQRLGLVHVGDSRAYLLRDGVLTQITQDHTWVQRLVDEGRITEEEATTHPQRSLLMRALGSGDHVEPDLSIREVRAGDRYLICSDGLSGVVSHQTMEETLASYQGPQETVQDLIQLALRGGGPDNITCIVADVLDTDSGDTLAGRLSDTPVVVGAVAENQHQLNDGGAMQTPAGRAAGLGRPSAPEAPGGSFGPPGSGDGGYGGMPPEGSFGAYTDDDFVKRGGRKWLKRSLYTVLALAVVGGGLYGGYRWTQTQYYVGTKGEHVALYRGISQDLAWLSLSEVEKDHPEIELKYLPPYQRKQVEATITEDSLVTARTKIDELARQAGACKKNEERREAADRASTPPPGEGEAGGTAGTPTTQGAKTKPTAASPSPGPTLSEEEQKLASNCGKQ, encoded by the coding sequence ATGAGTCTTTCTCTGCGTTTCGCCGCCGGATCGCACAAAGGCATGATCCGCGAGGGCAACGAGGACTCCGGTTACGCCGGCCCCCGTCTGCTGGCCATCGCCGACGGCATGGGTGGCCAGGCGGCCGGCGAGGTCGCCTCCTCCGAGGTCATCTCCACGCTCGTCACCCTCGACGACGACGTGCCCGGCTCCGACATCCTCACCTCGCTGGGCACCGCCGTTCAGCGTGCCAACGACCAGCTCCGGATGATGGTCGAGGAGGACCCGCAGCTCGAGGGCATGGGCACCACGCTCACCGCCCTGCTGTGGACCGGCCAGCGGCTCGGCCTCGTCCATGTCGGCGACTCCCGCGCGTACCTGCTGCGCGACGGGGTGCTGACGCAGATCACACAAGACCACACCTGGGTGCAGCGGCTCGTGGACGAGGGCCGGATCACCGAAGAGGAAGCCACCACCCACCCGCAGCGCTCTCTGCTGATGCGGGCGCTCGGCAGCGGCGACCACGTGGAGCCCGACCTCTCCATTCGCGAGGTCCGCGCCGGCGACCGCTATCTGATCTGCTCCGACGGGCTGTCCGGCGTGGTCTCCCACCAGACGATGGAGGAGACGCTCGCCAGCTACCAGGGCCCGCAGGAGACAGTGCAGGACCTGATCCAGCTCGCCCTGCGCGGCGGCGGTCCCGACAACATCACCTGCATCGTCGCCGACGTCCTCGACACCGACTCGGGCGACACCCTGGCCGGCCGTCTCAGCGACACCCCCGTCGTCGTCGGCGCGGTCGCCGAGAACCAGCACCAGCTGAACGACGGCGGCGCCATGCAGACCCCGGCCGGCCGCGCCGCCGGTCTGGGACGCCCCTCGGCACCGGAGGCCCCGGGCGGAAGCTTCGGCCCGCCCGGATCCGGCGACGGCGGCTACGGCGGCATGCCCCCAGAGGGCAGCTTCGGCGCCTACACGGACGACGACTTCGTCAAGCGCGGCGGCCGCAAGTGGCTGAAGCGCTCGCTGTACACCGTTCTCGCCCTGGCGGTCGTCGGCGGCGGTCTGTACGGCGGCTACCGCTGGACCCAGACCCAGTACTACGTGGGCACCAAGGGCGAGCACGTGGCCCTGTACCGCGGCATCAGCCAGGACCTCGCCTGGCTGTCGCTCTCGGAGGTCGAGAAGGACCACCCCGAGATCGAACTCAAGTACCTACCGCCCTACCAGCGCAAGCAGGTCGAAGCGACGATCACCGAGGACAGCCTCGTCACGGCCCGCACGAAGATCGACGAGCTCGCCAGGCAGGCAGGCGCCTGCAAGAAGAACGAGGAGCGCCGCGAGGCGGCCGATCGCGCGAGCACCCCGCCTCCGGGCGAGGGCGAGGCCGGCGGCACTGCCGGGACGCCCACCACCCAGGGCGCAAAGACCAAGCCGACCGCAGCCTCTCCCTCCCCGGGTCCCACCCTCTCGGAGGAGGAGCAGAAGCTGGCCTCGAACTGCGGCAAGCAGTAA
- a CDS encoding FtsW/RodA/SpoVE family cell cycle protein yields MSVVTNTTTIGAIDAPSRRNTELMLLGFAVAIPVFAYINVGLALDGELPAGVLGYGLGLGLLAGVAHLVVRRFARYADPLMLPLATLLNGLGLVLIWRLDQSPRLLARSDFAPQATNQLMYSALGIALFVGVLLVMKDHRVLQRFTYISMAVSIVLLLLPLVPGLGADVFGAKIWIRVGGFSIQPGEFAKIVIAVFFSGYLMVKRDALALASRRFMGLYLPRGRDLGPILTIWAMSLLILVFENDLGTSLLFFGMFVIMLYVATERTSWIVMGLLMSAGGAVVVSSFASHVQSRVAAWLDPFGCLETAPEGSNMLNACDQMTQVLMSFGAGGTLGTGWGQGNSDLIAFAANSDFIFATVGEELGLAGVMAFLLLYGLIIERGVRTALAARDPFGKLFAIGLSGAFALQVFVVAGGVMGLIPLTGMTMPFLAAGGSSVIANWALIGILIRISDTARRPAPSPAPSPDAEMTQVVRP; encoded by the coding sequence ATGAGCGTTGTCACCAACACGACCACGATCGGCGCGATCGACGCACCGAGCCGGCGGAACACCGAGCTGATGCTGCTCGGTTTCGCCGTCGCCATCCCGGTGTTCGCCTACATCAACGTCGGCCTCGCCCTCGACGGCGAGCTGCCGGCGGGCGTCCTCGGTTACGGCCTCGGCCTGGGCCTGCTCGCAGGCGTGGCCCACCTCGTGGTGCGCCGGTTCGCGAGGTACGCCGATCCGCTGATGCTGCCGCTGGCCACACTGCTGAACGGCCTCGGCCTGGTGCTCATCTGGCGGCTGGACCAGTCTCCCCGGCTGCTCGCGCGCAGCGACTTCGCCCCGCAGGCCACCAACCAGCTGATGTACTCGGCACTCGGCATCGCGCTGTTCGTCGGTGTGCTGCTGGTCATGAAGGACCACCGGGTCCTCCAGCGCTTCACGTACATCTCGATGGCGGTCTCCATCGTCCTGCTGTTGCTTCCGCTCGTGCCGGGGCTCGGCGCGGACGTCTTCGGTGCCAAGATCTGGATCCGGGTGGGCGGCTTCTCCATCCAGCCCGGTGAGTTCGCGAAGATCGTGATCGCGGTGTTCTTCTCCGGCTACCTGATGGTGAAGCGTGACGCGCTCGCCCTCGCCAGCCGGCGGTTCATGGGGCTCTACCTGCCGCGCGGTCGTGACCTCGGGCCGATCCTCACGATCTGGGCGATGAGCCTGCTCATCCTGGTCTTCGAGAACGACCTCGGCACCTCCCTGCTGTTCTTCGGCATGTTCGTGATCATGCTGTACGTCGCCACCGAGCGGACCAGCTGGATCGTCATGGGTCTGCTGATGTCCGCGGGCGGAGCCGTCGTCGTCTCCTCGTTCGCCAGCCATGTCCAGTCCCGTGTGGCGGCGTGGCTCGACCCGTTCGGGTGCCTCGAGACGGCCCCTGAAGGCTCCAACATGCTGAACGCCTGCGACCAGATGACCCAGGTGCTGATGTCTTTCGGCGCCGGCGGAACGCTGGGTACCGGCTGGGGCCAGGGCAACTCCGACCTGATCGCCTTCGCCGCCAACTCCGACTTCATCTTCGCCACCGTCGGCGAGGAGCTCGGCCTGGCGGGCGTGATGGCGTTCCTGCTGCTGTACGGACTCATCATCGAGCGCGGTGTCCGCACCGCCCTCGCCGCACGCGATCCGTTCGGAAAGCTTTTCGCGATCGGCCTCTCCGGCGCGTTCGCGCTTCAGGTCTTCGTGGTCGCCGGCGGTGTGATGGGCCTCATCCCGCTGACCGGTATGACGATGCCGTTCCTCGCGGCCGGTGGTTCGTCCGTCATCGCCAACTGGGCGCTGATCGGAATCCTGATCCGTATCAGCGACACCGCGCGCCGCCCCGCGCCTTCCCCCGCACCGTCCCCTGACGCCGAGATGACCCAGGTGGTCCGACCGTGA
- a CDS encoding penicillin-binding transpeptidase domain-containing protein, translating to MNKPLRRIAIFCGILVLALMIRDNWLQYVRADELNANKYNKRVEIERYAHERGNIIVDGKSITGSVETDDNYYKYKRTYTNGPMWAPVTGYASQVFGANQLEKLEDGILSGNSDQLFFDRTMAMFTGDKKKGGNAVTTLSGKAQEAAYKGLGDKKGAVAAIDPKTGKILALASTPSYDPSSFAGRLEKDGKAWTALTNDPDKPMLNRALRETYPPGSTFKVLTAAAGLEYGAVKDINAPTDTPEPYILPGTSTPMVNHASGCEDATLNRAMEVSCNSVFAKLGDDVGRDKMVEMAEKFGFNNTEIDTPIRAAASVYDKTMSRDGNAQSSIGQFNTAATPLQMAMVTAAIANDGRLMKPYMVDKLVSPDLDVIQQNDPEEMSRPISAENAQLLQQMMENVVENGTGGNAAIDGVKVGGKTGTAQHGENNSKNPYAWFISYAKTDNGSPVAVAVVVEDSNARRDDISGGGLAAPIAKAVMQAVLGDRQ from the coding sequence GTGAACAAGCCTCTGCGCCGGATCGCGATCTTCTGCGGAATCCTGGTCCTCGCCCTGATGATCCGGGACAACTGGCTCCAGTACGTCCGGGCCGACGAGCTCAACGCGAACAAGTACAACAAGCGCGTCGAGATCGAGCGCTACGCGCACGAACGCGGCAACATCATCGTCGACGGCAAGTCGATCACCGGCTCCGTCGAGACGGACGACAACTACTACAAGTACAAGCGGACCTACACCAACGGGCCCATGTGGGCACCCGTGACCGGATACGCCTCGCAGGTCTTCGGTGCCAATCAGCTCGAGAAGCTCGAGGACGGCATCCTCAGCGGCAATTCGGACCAGCTCTTCTTCGACCGCACGATGGCGATGTTCACCGGCGACAAGAAGAAGGGCGGCAACGCCGTCACCACCCTCAGCGGCAAGGCTCAGGAAGCGGCCTACAAGGGACTCGGCGACAAGAAGGGCGCCGTCGCGGCGATCGACCCGAAGACGGGCAAGATCCTCGCCCTCGCCTCCACCCCGTCGTACGATCCCTCCTCCTTCGCCGGCCGTCTGGAGAAGGACGGGAAGGCGTGGACAGCGCTGACCAACGACCCCGACAAGCCGATGCTCAACCGGGCGCTGCGCGAGACGTACCCGCCGGGCTCCACGTTCAAGGTGCTCACGGCCGCCGCCGGACTGGAATACGGTGCGGTCAAGGACATCAACGCGCCCACGGACACGCCCGAGCCGTACATCCTCCCCGGCACCAGCACCCCGATGGTCAACCACGCCAGTGGTTGCGAGGACGCCACCCTGAACAGGGCCATGGAGGTCTCCTGCAACTCCGTCTTCGCCAAGCTGGGCGATGACGTGGGCCGCGACAAGATGGTCGAGATGGCGGAGAAGTTCGGCTTCAACAACACGGAGATCGACACTCCGATCCGTGCCGCCGCCTCCGTCTACGACAAGACGATGAGCCGCGACGGCAACGCGCAGTCCTCCATCGGCCAGTTCAACACCGCCGCCACCCCGCTCCAGATGGCCATGGTCACCGCGGCGATCGCGAACGACGGCAGGCTGATGAAGCCGTACATGGTCGACAAGCTGGTCTCCCCCGACCTGGACGTCATCCAGCAGAACGACCCTGAGGAGATGAGCCGGCCGATCTCCGCGGAGAACGCCCAGCTTCTCCAGCAGATGATGGAGAACGTCGTCGAGAACGGCACCGGCGGCAACGCGGCCATCGACGGCGTGAAGGTCGGCGGTAAGACCGGTACGGCGCAGCACGGTGAGAACAACAGCAAGAACCCGTACGCCTGGTTCATCTCGTACGCCAAGACGGACAACGGCTCGCCGGTCGCCGTCGCGGTCGTCGTCGAGGACAGCAACGCCCGCCGTGACGACATCTCGGGTGGCGGCCTCGCCGCCCCGATCGCCAAGGCCGTGATGCAGGCGGTGCTGGGCGACAGGCAGTGA